The Leptolyngbya sp. 'hensonii' sequence AGCGCGTGGAGAGGCCGACTAATTCTTGCTGCATGGCCTCGTTCTGCCGTTGATAGGACACCACAAAACTTTGGGGATTGTTGCTATCAAATTGATCATCCAGTTGTCGCACTCTGAACTCCAGATCAAACAACCGTTGCCGCAACTCGATCACATCCTCACGGGGATATTTGACCTCCTGCTGGATCAGCATTAACCGCGCCATCCAGTACTGATAGGCACTCACCACCGGACGCAAGCCCGTGAGCAACAGAGCTGCTCCAGAGGAGACATAGCCAACAGCACTGATTCCAGTGGCCGCCAGGGTGTAGAGCCCCACAGCAGAGAGGAGGTGCAGAATCAGGGCCACCAGCAGCGATCGCTGGGCCAGGGTCTGCCCATAGCCCAGTTGGGACTGATCCACCGGAATCCCCTTCTCTCGGGACATCAGGGCTTCGGCCACCACGGCTTTCGCCTGGAAGTGGAGATTCCAGGGAACGGTCGTGATCACCAGCAACCACCAGAAGCTGACTGCTCCGATTACCCAATCCAGAAAACTGCCAGCACTGACATGAAACCATTGCAGCACGACGAAACTCAGCAAAATCAAAACACCGGAACCCAACGTAAATCCTGCTAAATTGAAGTACATTCCCACCTCGATACAGCTTGTGTACATCCCCATCATGGAGAAAATGGGAGGGGTTGCATCGATCGGCTGTGCTACTCCTGCAACTGAACCCTGTGGGTGATCGGTAAGGGTTCTAAAATGGACCTATTGTGGTTGGTTCAACCTGATGCAAGTGCCCGAAGTAAACCCAAAGCCAGCAAAGACTTCAATGCCTGCACTCAATCTTTACGAAGCTGATTTCTATGCCTGGACACAAGAACAGGCCATGGTGCTCCGCAGTAAACAGCAGTTATTGCTACAGCCTGACTGAAATTCTGGACGATCGCTTTTATCCGGGTGAATTCAGTGAATGGGTAGAGGGCTAACGCAGAATCCGGATTATGATCAGCGGCTACTGACCGGATGTTCCCCGGTGCCCTGGCTCAGCGCCGATCGATCGTTCGTCAGGGTCATGACCGACATCAGGGTTAATTCCATCAGCTCAATGTAGGCTTCGATATCCACCTGTCCAGCCAGTAACATCTCCCGGTATTGTTGTTTGAGCTGGCCCAGTTTCTGCATGGCCACTTCCGAATCACTCTGCAGCGTAGCCTGCCACTCATCCAGCAACAACAGATTGTCGAGAATG is a genomic window containing:
- a CDS encoding DUF29 family protein, with product MPALNLYEADFYAWTQEQAMVLRSKQQLLLQPD